A genomic window from Halogeometricum borinquense DSM 11551 includes:
- a CDS encoding NADH-quinone oxidoreductase subunit D: protein MSLDTRSRELADEAGTDGLDTLLSDLLLSRDDHVHAPGFVVRPDNVQETLRRLRDEAGFDHLSCVTAQEYEDRYETIYHMKSYDDPTDEVSIVVPTPSNAPVSESGAPVFETAGWHEREAYDLVGIEYDDHPDLRRILLPETWQGHPLSRDYDQDRPQIVPYREHANPIEDDSRDGDTLFLNVGPHHPATHGVLHLKVTLDGEHVVDLDPEIGYIHRCEEQMCQSKTYRHQIMPYPDRWDWGGGGLLNEWAYARTAETLADIDVPEYAQVIRTMTAELSRMLSHFLSIGAYALDVTGDFTATFMYAIRDREQIQNILEDVTGQRLMFNYFRLGGVVWDLPEPREEFFEKVYNFVDGLPQKLAEYHDLLTGNEVLQLRSVDTGILPAEVAKSYGCTGPVARGSGIEYDLRRDDPYGYYNELDWNVVTEPDGDNFSRLLVRMREIEESARIVEQCAELLADWPEDDRTIQSNVPRTIRPDDDTEVYRAVEGAKGELGIYIRSDGTEKPARFKIRGPSFSNLQALPEIAEGGLIPDLIASLGSLDTIMGEVDR from the coding sequence ATGAGTCTCGACACGCGAAGCCGTGAACTCGCCGACGAAGCGGGGACTGACGGACTCGATACACTTCTCTCGGATCTTCTGCTCAGCCGCGACGACCACGTACACGCCCCCGGGTTCGTCGTTCGGCCCGACAACGTACAAGAGACGCTGCGACGACTGCGCGACGAGGCGGGATTTGACCATCTCTCGTGTGTGACCGCACAGGAGTACGAGGACCGCTACGAAACGATCTATCACATGAAGTCGTACGACGATCCGACGGACGAGGTGAGCATCGTCGTTCCGACACCTTCGAACGCACCGGTCAGCGAGTCGGGCGCACCGGTGTTCGAGACGGCGGGGTGGCACGAGCGCGAGGCGTACGACCTCGTCGGCATCGAGTACGACGACCATCCCGATCTGCGGCGCATTCTTCTTCCCGAAACGTGGCAAGGACATCCCCTCTCGCGCGACTACGACCAAGACCGACCACAAATCGTCCCGTATCGAGAACACGCCAACCCGATCGAAGACGACAGCCGCGACGGCGACACGCTGTTTCTCAACGTCGGACCGCACCACCCGGCAACGCACGGTGTCCTCCACCTCAAGGTAACGCTGGACGGCGAACACGTCGTCGATCTCGATCCGGAAATCGGCTACATCCACCGGTGCGAAGAGCAGATGTGCCAATCGAAGACGTACCGACACCAGATCATGCCGTACCCCGACCGCTGGGACTGGGGCGGCGGAGGCCTGTTGAACGAGTGGGCGTACGCCCGCACCGCCGAGACGCTCGCGGACATCGACGTGCCGGAGTATGCGCAGGTGATTCGGACGATGACCGCGGAACTCTCGCGGATGCTCTCGCACTTTCTCTCCATCGGTGCGTACGCTCTCGACGTGACGGGCGATTTCACGGCGACGTTCATGTACGCGATACGCGACCGAGAGCAGATACAGAACATCTTAGAAGACGTGACCGGCCAGCGACTGATGTTCAACTACTTCCGTCTCGGCGGCGTCGTTTGGGATCTACCGGAACCCCGCGAGGAGTTCTTCGAGAAGGTGTACAACTTCGTTGACGGCCTTCCACAGAAGTTAGCGGAGTACCACGATCTGCTAACCGGAAATGAGGTACTCCAACTCCGGTCGGTCGATACTGGTATCCTGCCGGCGGAGGTTGCCAAGTCCTACGGCTGCACGGGTCCCGTTGCACGCGGGTCAGGCATCGAGTACGACCTCCGCCGCGACGATCCCTACGGCTACTACAACGAACTCGACTGGAACGTCGTCACTGAACCCGACGGCGACAACTTCAGTCGTCTGCTCGTCCGTATGCGCGAGATCGAGGAGTCCGCGCGGATCGTCGAACAGTGTGCGGAACTCCTCGCCGACTGGCCCGAAGACGACCGTACCATCCAGTCGAACGTCCCGCGGACGATCCGTCCGGACGACGACACCGAAGTGTACCGCGCCGTCGAAGGTGCCAAGGGTGAACTCGGGATCTACATCCGCTCGGACGGAACCGAAAAGCCCGCACGCTTCAAGATCCGAGGGCCGTCGTTCTCGAACTTGCAGGCGCTTCCGGAGATAGCCGAAGGCGGGTTGATACCGGACTTGATCGCGTCGCTGGGGAGTCTCGACACGATCATGGGCGAAGTAGACCGCTGA
- a CDS encoding NUDIX hydrolase — protein sequence MTEKPLRATVSLRGVLFAPDGDVLVVRRTTDEGWELPGGRLGAYEDASEGVQREIAEETGLNVELGQPVHAIAWRNDDDDGRFGVYYYGTVTEQTVSLSHEHIEYEWVSPQSAEDRLSEPQATAVNNASEVREE from the coding sequence ATGACTGAGAAACCACTCCGGGCGACGGTGAGCCTTCGCGGAGTACTCTTCGCGCCGGACGGCGACGTCCTCGTCGTGCGGCGAACGACGGACGAAGGGTGGGAACTCCCCGGCGGCCGACTCGGTGCCTACGAGGACGCAAGCGAGGGAGTGCAACGCGAGATTGCCGAAGAGACCGGATTGAACGTCGAACTCGGCCAGCCAGTTCACGCCATCGCGTGGCGAAACGACGACGATGACGGCCGGTTCGGTGTCTACTACTACGGCACGGTAACGGAGCAGACTGTATCGCTGAGTCACGAACACATCGAATACGAATGGGTCTCGCCACAGTCGGCCGAAGACCGCCTGAGCGAACCGCAGGCAACGGCGGTGAACAACGCCTCGGAGGTGCGCGAGGAGTGA
- the kdgK1 gene encoding bifunctional 2-dehydro-3-deoxygluconokinase/2-dehydro-3-deoxygalactonokinase: MTDIVTFGETMLRLSPPRGDRLERTRTLDVQAGGAESNVAVAASRLGSNAVWLSKLPDSPLGRRVISELQSHGVETDVAWDDSGETRMGTYYLEPGGSPRGTNVIYDRSDAAVTTTTPGELPQDAVRAADVFYTSGITPALSATLAETTATLLETAQEAGTTTAFDLNYRSKLWTPAEAKAGYETLLPNVDVLIGAERDIETCLGKRGEPADVARELADEYDFETVIVTLSEKGSLALHDGKVYEQGVYDADTFDAIGTGDAFVGGFLARRLDGGDVPESLAYGAATASLKRTIDGDLAVVTPEEVEAVVEEETGGISR; encoded by the coding sequence ATGACCGACATCGTGACCTTCGGGGAGACGATGCTGCGCCTCTCGCCGCCACGCGGCGACCGCTTGGAGCGAACCCGAACGCTCGACGTGCAGGCGGGCGGTGCAGAAAGCAACGTCGCCGTCGCGGCCTCCAGACTGGGGTCGAATGCCGTCTGGCTCTCGAAACTACCCGACTCGCCGCTCGGCCGTCGGGTTATCTCGGAACTGCAGAGCCACGGCGTCGAGACGGACGTCGCGTGGGACGATTCCGGGGAGACGCGAATGGGAACGTACTACCTCGAACCCGGTGGCAGTCCGCGCGGAACGAACGTCATCTACGACCGATCCGACGCCGCCGTCACGACGACAACGCCCGGCGAGTTGCCACAGGACGCGGTTCGAGCGGCAGACGTGTTCTACACCAGCGGCATCACGCCCGCGCTCTCTGCGACGCTCGCCGAGACGACCGCGACGTTGCTAGAGACGGCGCAGGAAGCGGGGACGACCACTGCGTTCGACCTGAACTACCGGTCGAAACTCTGGACGCCAGCGGAGGCGAAGGCGGGATACGAGACACTACTCCCGAACGTGGACGTGCTTATCGGAGCCGAACGCGACATCGAGACGTGTCTCGGCAAGCGCGGTGAGCCTGCCGACGTGGCGCGCGAACTGGCCGACGAGTACGACTTCGAGACGGTCATCGTCACGCTGAGCGAGAAGGGGTCGCTGGCCCTCCACGACGGGAAGGTGTACGAACAGGGCGTCTACGACGCCGACACCTTCGACGCCATCGGAACGGGCGACGCCTTCGTCGGCGGGTTCCTCGCACGCCGACTCGACGGCGGCGACGTGCCCGAATCACTCGCGTACGGCGCGGCCACGGCATCGCTGAAGCGGACCATCGACGGCGACTTAGCCGTCGTCACACCCGAAGAAGTCGAGGCCGTCGTCGAAGAAGAAACAGGCGGCATCTCACGGTGA
- the mutS gene encoding DNA mismatch repair protein MutS, whose protein sequence is MTSQGIVGEFLSLKSETDADVLTMQCGDFYEFFGDDAEFVAEELDLKVSQKSSHGSSYPMAGVPVDDLTPYLKVLVERGYRVAVADQFDGEDGHYRKITRVATPGTLLETTDADARYIASMVAPDDDEGVGLAFADVTTGQFFVTETDDADAAYSELYRFSPVEILPGPTVRGDDDFLSRLRQDTDASLSLFEADAFAPGRAKHVVRDQFGRETLESVGLNSDLAVRAAGAVLRYVEETGTGVLQSMTRLQTYETRDHLELDATTQRNLELTETMHGETDGTLVDAIDHTVTSPGGRLLREWLTRPRRDRAELERRLDAVTALAREALSRERVRDTLDGVYDLERLAARAASGSAGASDLLSVRDTLAVLPAVAEAIEESPLSESPLSDVVARPDREAAAALHDELADALADDPPKTVRQGGLFKHGYDDELDELIDSHEEAQRWIDTLADREKRQHSLSHVTVDRNKTDGYYIQVGKSVADQVPEHYREIKTLKNSKRFVTEELEEREREILRLEESRGELEYELFCELRERVAAHAELLQDVGRVLAEIDVLSSLATHAAGNDWTRPTLTDPGPVRIEAGRHPVVERTTEFVPNDLYMDDERGFLIVTGPNMSGKSTYMRQAALIVLLAQVGSFVPARSAEIGVVDGIYTRVGALDELAQGRSTFMVEMQELSNILHSATEDSLVILDEVGRGTATYDGISIAWAATEYLHNEVRAKTLFATHYHELTSLADHLDRVANVHVAAEERDGDVTFLRTVQDGPTDRSYGIHVADLAGVPKPVVSRADNVLEKLREEKAIEAKGGESDKPVQAVFDLSSGEFSSGESSGQAGSGQTTDGQIVDGQTADGQAASADQRESGVAAAQQSQHAANGESTAGRDASRATDPEADEILDELRETDVNSNAPLDIMAKVQEWQRRLSDND, encoded by the coding sequence ATGACCTCGCAGGGAATTGTCGGGGAATTCCTCTCTTTGAAGTCCGAAACCGACGCGGACGTGCTGACGATGCAGTGCGGTGACTTCTACGAGTTCTTCGGGGACGACGCGGAGTTCGTCGCCGAGGAACTCGATTTGAAAGTGTCCCAAAAGTCCTCACACGGGTCGTCGTATCCGATGGCTGGCGTTCCCGTGGACGACCTCACGCCCTATCTGAAAGTCCTCGTCGAACGCGGCTATCGCGTCGCCGTCGCAGACCAGTTCGACGGCGAGGACGGACATTATCGGAAGATTACGCGCGTCGCTACGCCGGGAACGTTGCTGGAAACAACGGACGCCGACGCCCGTTATATCGCTTCGATGGTCGCTCCGGACGACGACGAAGGCGTCGGCCTCGCCTTCGCGGACGTGACCACCGGACAGTTCTTCGTCACCGAAACCGACGACGCCGACGCCGCCTATTCGGAACTGTACCGCTTCTCGCCGGTCGAGATTCTGCCCGGCCCGACTGTCCGCGGCGACGACGACTTTCTCTCTCGCTTGCGGCAAGACACGGACGCGTCACTCTCGTTGTTCGAGGCCGACGCGTTCGCACCCGGACGGGCAAAACACGTCGTGCGCGACCAGTTCGGCCGGGAGACGCTGGAGAGCGTCGGACTGAATTCGGACCTCGCCGTCCGCGCCGCGGGTGCAGTCCTCCGATATGTCGAGGAGACGGGAACGGGCGTCCTCCAGTCGATGACGCGCCTGCAGACGTACGAGACGCGCGACCACCTCGAACTCGACGCGACGACGCAGCGAAACCTCGAACTGACCGAGACGATGCACGGCGAGACGGATGGAACGCTCGTGGACGCCATCGACCACACGGTGACGAGTCCCGGCGGCCGTCTCCTCCGCGAATGGCTCACTCGACCACGGAGAGACAGAGCAGAACTGGAGCGGCGTCTCGACGCCGTCACGGCGTTGGCCCGGGAAGCGCTCTCGCGTGAGCGCGTGCGAGACACGCTGGACGGCGTGTACGACCTCGAACGCCTCGCGGCGCGCGCTGCCTCGGGGAGCGCGGGCGCGTCAGACCTGCTCTCCGTCCGCGACACGCTCGCCGTCCTTCCGGCCGTCGCGGAGGCAATCGAGGAGAGTCCGCTCTCGGAGTCGCCGCTTTCGGATGTCGTGGCGCGACCGGACCGCGAGGCCGCCGCCGCGCTTCACGACGAACTGGCCGACGCGCTCGCGGACGACCCGCCTAAGACGGTTCGGCAAGGGGGGCTGTTCAAGCACGGGTACGACGACGAACTCGACGAACTCATCGACAGCCACGAAGAGGCACAGCGCTGGATAGACACGCTCGCGGACCGCGAAAAGCGCCAACACAGTCTCTCGCACGTCACAGTGGACCGAAACAAGACGGACGGCTACTACATTCAAGTCGGTAAGTCCGTCGCAGATCAAGTGCCCGAACACTACCGCGAGATAAAGACGCTAAAGAACTCAAAGCGGTTCGTCACTGAGGAGTTAGAGGAGCGAGAGCGCGAAATCCTCCGACTCGAAGAGTCTCGCGGCGAATTGGAGTACGAACTGTTCTGCGAACTCCGCGAGCGGGTCGCTGCACACGCCGAACTGCTCCAAGACGTTGGTCGCGTTCTCGCCGAGATAGACGTGCTGTCCTCACTCGCCACGCACGCCGCCGGAAACGACTGGACACGTCCGACACTTACGGACCCCGGACCGGTCCGCATCGAAGCGGGACGACACCCCGTCGTGGAGCGAACGACCGAGTTCGTCCCGAACGACCTGTACATGGATGACGAGCGCGGCTTCCTCATCGTCACCGGGCCGAACATGAGCGGGAAATCGACGTACATGCGGCAGGCCGCACTTATCGTCCTGCTCGCACAGGTCGGAAGCTTCGTCCCCGCTCGATCGGCCGAAATCGGCGTCGTTGATGGAATTTATACGCGTGTCGGCGCACTGGACGAACTCGCGCAGGGCCGTTCGACGTTCATGGTCGAGATGCAAGAGCTATCGAACATCCTTCACTCTGCGACGGAGGATTCGCTCGTCATCTTGGACGAGGTTGGCCGCGGAACGGCAACCTACGACGGCATCTCTATCGCGTGGGCGGCGACGGAGTACTTGCACAACGAAGTTCGTGCGAAGACGCTCTTTGCCACCCACTATCACGAACTCACCTCGCTGGCCGACCATCTCGACCGGGTGGCAAACGTCCACGTCGCCGCCGAGGAACGCGACGGAGACGTGACGTTCCTCCGAACGGTTCAGGATGGACCGACCGACCGGTCCTACGGGATTCACGTCGCAGATTTGGCAGGCGTCCCGAAACCAGTCGTCTCGCGTGCCGACAACGTGCTGGAGAAACTGCGCGAGGAGAAGGCCATCGAGGCAAAAGGCGGCGAAAGCGACAAACCCGTTCAAGCCGTGTTCGACCTCTCGTCAGGAGAGTTCAGTTCTGGCGAGTCAAGCGGGCAGGCGGGAAGTGGGCAGACGACGGACGGGCAGATAGTAGACGGACAGACGGCGGACGGGCAGGCAGCCAGCGCCGACCAACGTGAGAGCGGAGTCGCCGCCGCTCAGCAGTCACAGCACGCCGCGAACGGCGAGTCAACCGCCGGAAGAGATGCAAGCAGAGCGACCGACCCCGAAGCCGACGAAATCCTCGACGAACTTCGCGAGACGGACGTGAACTCGAACGCGCCACTTGACATCATGGCGAAAGTACAAGAGTGGCAGCGCCGACTTTCAGACAATGACTGA
- a CDS encoding helix-turn-helix domain-containing protein, which translates to MKSIRARLTLPDSLIHPMHAFVAETPGFRRTSLLHGNPLVDDRNTFLFHVDGDDPETYTDALEASPSILDYEISQTDDRPGFYLAVQEGDFEADAGLSNAFLGTGVVVVSPIIFREDRSVDLSLVGTAEALTDAFESLPPSIEADVREIHEYDGRVADPAAALSPRQRDALVVAVELGYYGNPREASVSAVADRLDCSTGTAAEHLRKAEAAVFRRIVRDGPARW; encoded by the coding sequence GTGAAGTCGATTCGTGCCCGTCTGACTCTTCCCGATTCACTTATTCATCCGATGCACGCTTTCGTCGCCGAAACGCCTGGATTCCGACGAACGAGCCTTCTTCACGGCAATCCGTTAGTCGATGATCGGAACACGTTCCTCTTTCACGTTGATGGCGACGACCCGGAGACGTACACCGACGCCCTCGAAGCGTCGCCTTCGATTCTGGACTACGAAATCTCCCAGACTGACGACCGTCCCGGCTTCTACCTCGCCGTTCAGGAAGGCGACTTCGAGGCTGACGCTGGACTCTCTAACGCCTTTCTCGGAACCGGCGTCGTCGTCGTCTCACCGATCATCTTCCGTGAGGATCGGTCTGTTGACCTCTCGCTTGTCGGGACGGCGGAGGCACTCACTGATGCGTTCGAAAGCCTGCCGCCGAGTATCGAAGCTGATGTGCGAGAGATTCACGAGTACGACGGACGCGTCGCCGACCCGGCGGCAGCACTCTCACCACGGCAACGTGACGCACTTGTCGTTGCGGTCGAACTGGGATACTACGGTAATCCACGAGAAGCATCTGTCTCTGCGGTGGCCGACCGACTCGACTGCTCGACTGGTACGGCGGCCGAACACCTACGGAAAGCGGAAGCGGCGGTCTTCAGACGCATCGTCCGAGACGGACCGGCCCGGTGGTGA
- a CDS encoding methyl-accepting chemotaxis protein, translated as MPNSLLTRLVDALPVGGGDRPQPDGGVTSGHTETVSGVARSLDSSQILEGVGAPTFILNDEGTVVAWNKQIERLTAVPASVAVGSEHASEAFYPDGRRAKTLADKVLEAPSNADKTFGVATTGDGGFEDSSTMVTGDGVERHIRFVAKPIFEGDEVVAVVETIYDRTDVVAREQASVQLIDELLDTVGALANGDLSARIEFEDESGRLPEEALSVVPEFNAMAERFERLADEVDQKAVHLGKAIERAADAAMRIESQVTDQSELLDKGADEMQDLSASMEEIAATSDQVASSAAQAQTAAESARGAGESVRSATDNVIDISDDLLDSVIELQERMGSIEEVVEVIAEVADRTNLLALNANIEAARAGEAGEGFSVVADEVKQLANQTHEHTEEIAQSIEQIQEQADETVMASEQSHEQIQVASGEIEDVLASLEEIAQATDAAADGIGEVARATDSQATNIEEVTTTIQTAQSHAFDARDASTEITDATADQTMALDELTDRVARLCGGNVEATFEAGQIDIGTGDDAGDAGSSRTEITRTDGGLDVDR; from the coding sequence ATGCCTAACTCGTTGCTCACCAGACTCGTGGACGCGCTCCCGGTGGGCGGCGGCGACCGTCCCCAACCCGATGGTGGCGTTACGTCCGGACATACCGAGACAGTCTCCGGAGTCGCCCGCTCGCTCGACAGTTCACAGATTTTGGAAGGAGTCGGCGCACCGACGTTCATTCTCAACGACGAGGGGACCGTCGTCGCGTGGAACAAGCAGATAGAACGTCTCACCGCGGTTCCTGCGTCAGTGGCAGTCGGATCCGAGCATGCCAGCGAGGCGTTTTATCCCGACGGCCGGCGCGCGAAAACGCTCGCGGACAAGGTACTCGAAGCCCCCAGCAACGCCGATAAGACGTTCGGCGTCGCCACGACCGGTGACGGTGGCTTCGAGGATAGTAGTACGATGGTGACTGGTGACGGCGTCGAACGCCACATTCGCTTCGTCGCCAAACCCATCTTCGAGGGCGACGAGGTTGTCGCCGTTGTCGAGACGATATACGACCGGACGGATGTCGTCGCACGCGAGCAAGCGTCAGTGCAACTCATCGACGAACTGCTCGATACCGTCGGCGCACTTGCCAACGGCGACCTGTCGGCGCGCATCGAGTTCGAGGACGAGAGCGGACGCTTGCCCGAGGAGGCGCTGTCCGTCGTTCCCGAGTTCAACGCCATGGCCGAACGGTTCGAGCGATTGGCAGACGAAGTAGACCAGAAGGCGGTCCACCTCGGCAAGGCAATCGAACGTGCGGCCGACGCCGCGATGCGCATCGAGTCACAGGTCACAGACCAGAGCGAACTACTCGATAAGGGGGCAGACGAGATGCAGGACCTCTCTGCGAGCATGGAAGAGATTGCGGCAACGTCGGACCAAGTCGCCAGTTCCGCAGCGCAGGCACAGACGGCCGCCGAGAGCGCCCGCGGGGCGGGTGAATCCGTCCGTTCGGCCACGGACAACGTCATCGACATCTCGGATGACTTGCTCGATAGCGTCATTGAACTCCAAGAGCGTATGGGTTCCATCGAGGAAGTCGTCGAGGTCATCGCGGAAGTCGCAGACCGGACCAACCTGTTAGCGCTCAACGCCAACATCGAGGCGGCCCGCGCTGGCGAGGCCGGCGAGGGATTCTCCGTCGTCGCCGACGAAGTGAAACAACTCGCTAATCAGACGCACGAACACACCGAGGAAATCGCCCAGAGCATCGAGCAGATACAAGAACAGGCCGACGAGACGGTGATGGCCTCCGAACAGTCCCACGAGCAGATTCAGGTCGCTTCCGGCGAAATCGAGGACGTGCTTGCCTCGCTCGAAGAAATCGCGCAGGCGACGGACGCCGCCGCAGACGGTATCGGTGAAGTCGCGCGCGCGACGGACAGTCAGGCGACGAACATCGAAGAGGTCACCACGACCATCCAGACTGCACAGTCGCATGCGTTTGACGCGCGCGATGCGTCCACCGAAATCACCGACGCGACAGCCGACCAGACGATGGC
- the mutL gene encoding DNA mismatch repair endonuclease MutL, translated as MTDDDRPTIRALDDQTINRIAAGEVVERPASVVKELVENSLDADANRISVAVDSGGTEGVRVRDDGVGMDREDLQMAVEEHTTSKISDINDLESGVGTLGFRGEALHTISAVSRLTVRSKPRGGDTGRGSDAPGNDAGTELRVEGGEVTDVRPAGCPEGTVVEVEDLFYNTPARKKFLKTTATEFDHVNTVVTQYALANPEVAISLEHDDREVFATEGRGSLESTVLSVYGREVAESMTRVEHEPDDGPVASVTGLVSHPETTRSARDYLSTFVNDRYVTARVLREAVLDAYGGQLATDRYPFAVLFVDVPPNTVDVNVHPRKMEVRFDDESGVKSAVESAVESALLEQGLIRSSAPRGRSAPDEVEPAPESPTAEARGGKGHSPQPSQSDGRSRSGSSPTVSDSPRSATSGTESARSTPNAESAHSDRTGDAAAPRPTGDATTETPDESAENTGETSSEAADTSQGVTSDEAWSVSAGRTRSRPSRAPETPSSKDKSDEDTDMQTSRTGEAPEAKAETRTANPTQASLSGVSDEDHDSAEVTAGRSETASTAETTAPRRLGAPTVQRDLGGDEATLSPEFDTLPSMRVLGQLLDTYIVAETADGMVLIDQHAADERVNYERLQRELAGDVTTQALADPVEMELTAREAALFEEYQDALAQTGFHAGRTGERTVEVRSVPAVFAEALRPELLRDALTAFVSEGEDGGRETVDAVADELLADLACYPSVTGNTSLTEGSVLDLLSALDDCENPYACPHGRPVVIEFDRDEIEDRFERDYPGHGGRRSE; from the coding sequence GTGACCGACGACGACCGACCGACCATCCGCGCGCTCGACGATCAGACCATAAATCGGATCGCCGCGGGGGAAGTGGTCGAACGACCCGCATCGGTCGTCAAAGAACTCGTCGAGAACAGCCTCGACGCCGACGCGAACCGCATCTCCGTGGCCGTCGATTCGGGCGGAACGGAAGGCGTCCGCGTCCGCGACGACGGCGTCGGCATGGACCGCGAGGACCTACAGATGGCCGTCGAAGAACACACGACGAGTAAGATTTCGGACATCAACGACTTAGAGTCAGGCGTCGGTACGCTCGGATTCCGCGGCGAAGCGCTCCACACCATCAGTGCCGTCTCCCGACTCACCGTCCGGTCGAAACCGCGCGGCGGCGACACCGGACGCGGGTCGGATGCGCCCGGCAACGATGCCGGGACCGAACTCCGCGTCGAGGGCGGCGAGGTAACGGACGTCCGTCCCGCGGGGTGTCCAGAAGGGACCGTCGTCGAAGTCGAAGACCTGTTCTACAACACGCCCGCGCGGAAGAAGTTCCTGAAGACGACCGCGACGGAGTTCGATCACGTGAACACCGTCGTGACGCAGTACGCGCTCGCCAACCCCGAGGTGGCTATCTCGTTGGAACACGACGACAGAGAGGTGTTCGCCACCGAGGGGCGGGGCAGTCTAGAATCGACGGTGCTGTCGGTGTACGGCCGGGAAGTCGCGGAGTCGATGACTCGCGTCGAACACGAACCCGACGACGGCCCGGTTGCGTCGGTAACGGGACTCGTCAGCCATCCCGAGACGACGCGGAGCGCACGCGATTACCTCTCGACGTTCGTCAACGACCGCTACGTGACCGCACGCGTTCTGCGCGAAGCCGTCTTGGACGCCTACGGCGGGCAACTCGCTACCGACCGCTATCCGTTCGCCGTCCTGTTCGTGGACGTGCCGCCGAACACGGTGGACGTGAACGTCCACCCGCGCAAGATGGAGGTCAGATTCGACGACGAATCAGGTGTAAAGAGCGCCGTCGAGTCCGCCGTCGAATCCGCCCTCTTAGAGCAAGGATTGATTCGCTCGTCGGCCCCACGCGGCCGGTCCGCACCCGACGAGGTGGAACCCGCACCCGAATCGCCGACGGCAGAAGCGCGCGGCGGGAAAGGACACAGTCCGCAACCATCGCAGTCGGACGGGCGAAGCCGAAGCGGGTCGTCTCCGACTGTCTCGGACTCACCGCGTTCGGCGACTTCGGGGACGGAATCGGCGCGTTCGACACCAAATGCGGAATCAGCGCACTCGGACAGGACAGGAGACGCGGCAGCACCGAGGCCGACAGGTGACGCGACGACAGAGACGCCCGACGAATCGGCCGAAAACACGGGGGAAACGTCGAGCGAGGCGGCCGACACCTCACAAGGCGTGACCAGCGACGAGGCGTGGTCCGTCTCGGCCGGTCGGACGCGTTCGCGCCCGTCACGTGCGCCGGAGACACCGAGTTCGAAGGACAAGTCGGATGAGGACACCGACATGCAGACTTCGCGGACGGGAGAAGCGCCGGAAGCGAAGGCGGAAACAAGAACAGCGAACCCGACGCAGGCGTCACTGAGTGGGGTGTCCGACGAGGACCACGACTCCGCTGAAGTGACTGCCGGCCGTTCAGAAACGGCCAGTACGGCAGAGACGACAGCCCCGAGACGACTCGGCGCACCGACGGTTCAGCGTGACCTCGGCGGCGACGAGGCGACGCTGTCACCCGAGTTCGATACGCTCCCGTCGATGCGCGTCCTCGGACAACTCTTAGACACGTACATCGTCGCGGAGACAGCCGACGGGATGGTCCTCATCGACCAACACGCGGCCGACGAGCGGGTGAACTACGAACGCCTCCAGCGAGAACTCGCAGGCGACGTGACGACGCAGGCGTTGGCCGACCCCGTCGAGATGGAACTCACCGCGCGCGAGGCGGCCCTGTTCGAGGAGTACCAAGACGCCCTCGCACAGACCGGATTCCACGCCGGACGGACCGGCGAGCGAACCGTCGAAGTGCGGAGCGTTCCGGCCGTGTTCGCGGAGGCGCTTCGGCCCGAACTCCTGCGCGACGCGCTGACCGCGTTCGTCAGCGAGGGCGAGGACGGCGGCCGTGAGACGGTAGACGCCGTGGCCGACGAACTCCTCGCGGATCTCGCGTGCTACCCGTCCGTAACGGGTAACACCTCGTTGACCGAGGGGTCCGTTCTCGACCTCCTGTCGGCGTTGGACGACTGCGAAAATCCGTATGCGTGCCCGCACGGTCGCCCGGTCGTCATCGAGTTCGACCGCGACGAGATAGAAGACCGGTTCGAGCGAGACTATCCCGGCCACGGCGGCCGTCGGTCGGAGTAG